One part of the Acetoanaerobium sticklandii genome encodes these proteins:
- a CDS encoding dipeptidase: MKYIDMHCDTILTVPDDGSSELLINNPKASVDFDRLRQSDAMAQFYAIFLMNEEMFKEEGKKYIPDDEYILRSVNMLKEAVKNTNYMEMAYNYNDLMNNSSNDKISALLTIEDGRSATSIEKIKRYHDLGIRLITLTWNFENSIGYPNSDDKTIMQKGLKNYGFKAVEYMNEIGMLVDVSHLSDGGFYDVASIAKKPFVASHSNSRALSPHNRNLTDEMIKIIAEKGGAIGLNFAPEFLAKDITNTHSKIELMINHLNYIKNIGGEDVIALGSDFDGIQGNLEISGSHEMPKLFDALKNNGWSETQLEKLTQKNMLRVIKETLK, translated from the coding sequence ATGAAATATATTGATATGCACTGCGATACAATACTTACTGTTCCAGATGATGGCAGCTCTGAATTACTTATTAACAATCCAAAAGCAAGTGTGGATTTTGACAGATTAAGACAATCTGATGCTATGGCACAGTTTTATGCAATTTTTCTTATGAATGAAGAAATGTTTAAAGAAGAAGGTAAAAAGTACATTCCTGATGATGAGTATATTCTTAGGTCTGTTAATATGCTAAAAGAAGCAGTCAAAAATACAAACTATATGGAAATGGCATATAACTATAATGATTTGATGAATAATAGCTCAAATGATAAAATCTCAGCTTTACTCACCATAGAAGATGGACGCTCAGCAACTAGCATAGAAAAAATTAAGCGCTACCATGATTTAGGAATACGCCTTATTACCCTTACTTGGAATTTTGAAAATAGCATAGGATATCCTAACTCTGATGACAAAACTATAATGCAAAAAGGACTGAAAAACTATGGATTTAAAGCTGTAGAATACATGAATGAAATAGGTATGCTTGTAGATGTTTCACACCTTTCAGATGGAGGGTTTTATGATGTAGCAAGCATAGCGAAAAAGCCTTTTGTAGCATCTCATTCAAATTCAAGAGCACTATCACCACATAATAGAAACCTTACAGATGAAATGATTAAAATAATAGCAGAAAAAGGTGGAGCTATAGGTCTAAACTTTGCGCCAGAGTTTTTAGCTAAAGATATTACAAATACACATAGTAAAATAGAGCTTATGATAAATCATTTAAACTATATTAAAAATATAGGTGGAGAAGATGTAATTGCGCTAGGCTCAGATTTTGATGGAATACAAGGCAACTTAGAAATAAGTGGTTCTCACGAAATGCCAAAATTATTTGATGCATTAAAAAATAATGGCTGGAGTGAAACACAGCTAGAAAAATTGACACAAAAAAACATGCTAAGAGTTATAAAAGAAACTTTGAAATAA
- a CDS encoding AraC family transcriptional regulator: MDTLTSMNKALEYIEENLTDELDYSQISKIAFCSEYHFKRMFSFLAGISLSEYIRRRRLTLAASELKNKNLRIIDIAVKYGYISADSFSRAFQNLHGILPSEARKEDAQIKAYPKMTFQLSIKGGNEMNYKIVEKQSFKIVGFKKRVSMVFKGINPEIADMTSLLTPEIIKQLKSISNVEPLGIISASTNFSEERMEGKGELDHYIGVASNSDDTASFDVLNVNSGTWAVFEAIGPFPETLQDVWGRIYSEWFPSSGYETVIGPEILWNENPDTGNPKYKSQIWIPVRKKA, translated from the coding sequence ATGGATACCTTGACGAGCATGAATAAAGCTCTAGAGTATATTGAAGAAAATTTAACTGATGAGCTTGATTATAGTCAAATTTCTAAAATAGCATTTTGCTCAGAATATCATTTTAAGAGAATGTTCTCATTTTTAGCAGGGATAAGTTTATCAGAGTATATTCGAAGAAGAAGGCTAACTTTAGCAGCGAGTGAATTAAAGAACAAGAATTTAAGAATTATCGATATAGCCGTAAAATATGGATACATTTCGGCGGATTCATTTAGTAGAGCTTTTCAAAATCTACACGGAATATTGCCTTCAGAAGCTAGAAAAGAAGATGCTCAAATAAAAGCGTATCCGAAGATGACCTTCCAGCTATCAATTAAAGGAGGAAATGAAATGAATTACAAAATCGTAGAGAAACAATCATTTAAAATAGTGGGATTTAAAAAAAGAGTGTCAATGGTGTTTAAAGGTATAAATCCTGAAATTGCAGATATGACGAGCCTTTTAACACCAGAAATTATAAAGCAGCTTAAATCAATTTCAAATGTCGAACCACTAGGAATAATAAGTGCATCCACAAATTTTTCCGAAGAAAGGATGGAAGGAAAAGGTGAGCTCGATCATTATATTGGAGTAGCTAGTAATAGCGATGACACTGCTTCCTTTGATGTATTAAATGTAAATTCAGGAACTTGGGCAGTATTTGAAGCAATTGGACCGTTTCCAGAGACTTTGCAGGATGTTTGGGGAAGAATATATTCAGAATGGTTTCCGTCTTCAGGCTACGAGACCGTGATAGGACCAGAAATTTTATGGAATGAAAATCCCGACACTGGAAATCCAAAATATAAAAGTCAAATTTGGATTCCAGTGAGGAAGAAAGCTTAA
- a CDS encoding class I SAM-dependent methyltransferase, translating to MNNIKKSHDGDQKFLNKIAFLESKQRERLLPPEMLIDEMPIHENHTLLDIGAGSGFFTIPMAKKTKETVYALDFDSRMLNVISEKAIKEDLQNIKLIESTIEALSLEDESIDFIMASLILHEVESLSKVLSKLYEVTKIGGHLLCLEYEKDEKIIEGPPMDIRISSTDLEQSLLNSGFKSTKITRINDSIYTILAKK from the coding sequence ATGAATAATATAAAAAAATCGCACGATGGAGATCAAAAGTTTTTAAATAAAATTGCATTTTTAGAGAGTAAGCAAAGAGAAAGACTCCTTCCTCCTGAAATGCTGATAGATGAAATGCCTATACATGAGAATCATACTCTACTGGATATTGGTGCTGGTTCTGGTTTTTTTACTATTCCTATGGCAAAAAAGACTAAAGAAACAGTTTATGCTCTTGATTTTGACAGCCGTATGCTAAATGTCATATCGGAAAAAGCTATCAAAGAAGATTTGCAAAATATCAAGCTCATTGAGTCTACTATTGAAGCGTTATCTCTAGAAGACGAAAGCATTGATTTTATCATGGCATCACTTATACTACACGAAGTAGAGTCATTATCAAAAGTACTTTCAAAGCTTTATGAGGTAACTAAAATAGGAGGTCATCTACTATGCCTCGAGTACGAAAAGGACGAGAAAATAATAGAAGGACCTCCAATGGATATACGAATATCATCAACTGACCTTGAACAGTCACTGCTGAATTCTGGATTTAAATCTACAAAAATCACTAGAATCAATGATTCAATATATACTATCTTAGCCAAGAAATAA
- a CDS encoding RrF2 family transcriptional regulator — MKYTKATNYALHIMTYFVSQDGKENFSLSPLASHMNISPTYLSKILTQLVKANLIQSSPGVNGGYSLRKPKSEISFYDVIQAIEGSNALFTCELNEDNLCKIELAMQEAEEKMVTYLKEKLILDVANV; from the coding sequence ATGAAATATACAAAAGCAACAAATTATGCTTTGCATATAATGACCTATTTTGTTTCGCAGGATGGGAAGGAAAACTTTAGTCTTTCTCCACTAGCAAGCCATATGAACATTTCTCCTACCTATCTTTCTAAAATATTAACCCAGCTTGTTAAAGCAAATCTTATTCAATCTTCACCCGGAGTCAATGGCGGGTATAGTCTAAGAAAACCTAAATCTGAGATTAGTTTTTATGACGTAATTCAAGCTATTGAAGGTAGTAACGCATTATTTACCTGCGAATTAAATGAAGACAACTTATGCAAAATTGAGCTTGCTATGCAAGAAGCAGAAGAAAAAATGGTGACATATCTTAAGGAAAAGCTTATTTTAGATGTTGCTAATGTTTAA
- a CDS encoding YwbE family protein, whose protein sequence is MNGTQRTNIQIGSKVMVVQKQDQRTGKLTEGVVKRILTNSANHPHGIKVMLESGIVGRVKEIL, encoded by the coding sequence ATGAATGGAACACAAAGAACTAATATACAAATTGGATCAAAAGTTATGGTAGTACAAAAGCAAGACCAAAGAACAGGAAAATTAACTGAAGGGGTTGTTAAAAGAATCCTCACCAATTCAGCTAATCATCCTCATGGTATTAAGGTAATGCTAGAAAGTGGAATTGTAGGCAGAGTTAAAGAAATACTATAG
- a CDS encoding GNAT family N-acetyltransferase: MSKDSKRTIRRLMPDDMDTYVDIYLNAYPAGKDISKECYEKYYNRNMQSLLEYEHVNFFGLFEDDELISIMKLIDFDINLFGKMNKATGLMSLAVHPLHKKKGVARDMVKFFEDYTISSGGLCSMLLPFRIEYYRKMGYGYGTKLDEYRIPTLQLSSCKDISNLRLIKKDEIDKVISCYSNFVSSYHGAVCKFEEEIREINEDDETRRIGYFENQELEGYAAFSFKRDSEVNYTLNSIVVSELVYSDGEVLKKLLAGLRMQADLAQNIVIRTGEADFYHLLDSPEDTSSNYINYGFIQTNISAMGNMYKIPDIKSFVEKTSYRKFPVENIKIGFTVYDEFKGENNSFAILFSSDESNLYSSWSFESENINSDLEIKIKLSDLSALFMGSADFASMVRLGIVSISDKNLTEKVDRLFHLNQRPFTNTDY, translated from the coding sequence ATGAGCAAAGATAGTAAAAGAACTATAAGAAGATTAATGCCAGATGATATGGATACCTATGTGGATATCTATCTCAATGCATATCCAGCAGGCAAGGATATTTCAAAGGAGTGTTACGAAAAATATTATAATCGCAATATGCAGTCACTACTAGAATATGAGCATGTGAATTTTTTTGGACTATTTGAAGATGATGAGCTTATATCGATTATGAAATTAATAGATTTTGATATTAATCTATTTGGTAAAATGAACAAGGCTACTGGGCTTATGTCTTTAGCAGTTCATCCACTTCATAAGAAAAAAGGCGTAGCTAGAGATATGGTGAAATTCTTTGAAGACTATACTATAAGCTCTGGTGGACTTTGCTCTATGCTTCTCCCCTTTAGGATAGAATACTATAGAAAAATGGGATATGGCTATGGAACAAAGCTAGACGAATATAGAATACCTACTTTGCAGCTTTCATCTTGCAAAGATATATCTAATCTAAGGCTGATAAAAAAAGATGAAATTGATAAAGTGATTTCTTGTTATTCGAACTTTGTAAGTAGCTATCATGGTGCAGTATGTAAATTTGAAGAGGAAATTAGAGAAATAAATGAAGACGATGAAACTAGAAGAATAGGTTATTTTGAAAATCAGGAATTAGAAGGCTATGCTGCATTTAGCTTTAAAAGAGATAGTGAAGTAAACTATACATTAAATTCGATAGTAGTATCAGAGCTAGTATATAGTGATGGCGAGGTTCTTAAGAAGTTATTAGCTGGACTTCGCATGCAAGCAGATTTGGCTCAAAATATCGTTATAAGAACTGGAGAAGCTGATTTTTATCATTTACTAGACTCGCCAGAGGATACCTCAAGCAATTATATTAACTACGGCTTCATCCAAACAAATATATCAGCTATGGGAAATATGTACAAAATACCTGATATAAAAAGCTTTGTAGAGAAAACCAGCTATAGAAAATTTCCAGTAGAAAATATAAAAATAGGCTTTACAGTTTATGATGAATTCAAAGGTGAAAATAATAGCTTTGCTATATTATTTAGTTCAGATGAATCGAATTTATATAGCTCTTGGAGCTTTGAAAGTGAGAATATTAATTCTGATTTAGAAATAAAAATTAAGCTATCAGACTTATCTGCATTATTTATGGGAAGCGCTGATTTTGCTTCTATGGTAAGGCTTGGAATAGTAAGCATAAGTGATAAAAACCTCACAGAAAAAGTAGATAGATTATTTCATTTGAATCAAAGACCATTTACAAACACTGACTATTAA
- a CDS encoding efflux RND transporter periplasmic adaptor subunit encodes MKKKIIFFIVILISILIIIMIKNNQSLKKETSNSLDLGVPIQVENVEFGNLTKSIHYTGLMESKSTVNISSKITAEIKDIYVNEGDRVEQGTLMAKLDDSKLIANKKTLESKLKTLQINSSYLSQEVSDYYTSSSAIYSLEKLESEITYLNDQKMKMKALLDAGAIPKNTYDELEQKSLSMDIQKNELKSTIDNNYESLENQKNMLNSQIEELKTMIDEIDMTIKDTEIRAPLSGNIRVINYEKGDLAIGTKPFVTIDDRNEMKVLVSVSEKDLSNIKENGKVKLGIIGRGLNLDAQITKISSYMNSKTKMTDVEININQEEILDELIIGSTVDVEFVIEESENSPLISKESLVKQTDATYVYTVKDGLVTKKQVEIGIEVKDKVAILNGIETGEKIAIKNLKNLYDGAKVYIYQGEDKE; translated from the coding sequence ATGAAGAAAAAGATTATATTTTTTATAGTAATTCTTATATCAATCTTAATAATTATAATGATAAAAAATAATCAAAGTCTAAAAAAAGAGACTAGCAATTCCTTAGATTTAGGAGTTCCTATTCAAGTAGAAAATGTAGAGTTTGGGAATCTTACAAAATCTATACACTATACTGGCTTGATGGAATCTAAAAGTACAGTAAACATATCTTCAAAAATTACTGCAGAAATAAAAGATATATATGTAAATGAAGGAGACAGGGTAGAACAAGGAACTTTAATGGCAAAATTAGACGATAGTAAGCTTATAGCAAACAAAAAAACTTTAGAAAGCAAACTTAAAACCTTACAAATAAATTCAAGCTATCTTAGCCAAGAAGTTTCTGATTACTATACATCTAGTTCAGCAATATATAGCCTTGAAAAACTTGAATCAGAGATAACTTATCTAAATGATCAAAAAATGAAAATGAAAGCTTTGCTTGATGCAGGCGCAATTCCCAAAAATACTTATGATGAATTAGAGCAGAAGTCGCTTTCTATGGATATACAAAAAAATGAATTAAAATCTACAATAGATAATAATTATGAATCATTAGAAAATCAAAAAAATATGCTAAATAGTCAAATAGAAGAATTAAAAACTATGATAGATGAAATAGACATGACAATTAAAGATACTGAAATTAGAGCACCTTTGTCAGGGAATATTCGAGTTATAAATTATGAAAAGGGTGATTTAGCTATTGGAACAAAGCCATTTGTTACAATAGATGATAGAAATGAAATGAAAGTATTAGTTTCAGTTTCTGAAAAAGATTTATCTAATATTAAAGAAAATGGGAAAGTAAAGCTAGGGATTATTGGCAGGGGCTTGAATCTAGATGCTCAAATAACAAAGATTTCTTCATATATGAATAGTAAAACTAAAATGACAGATGTGGAAATTAATATTAATCAAGAAGAAATACTCGATGAACTTATTATAGGAAGTACAGTAGATGTGGAATTTGTAATAGAAGAAAGCGAAAATAGCCCTCTAATAAGCAAAGAAAGTTTAGTAAAACAAACAGATGCAACTTATGTCTATACAGTCAAAGACGGACTTGTTACAAAGAAACAAGTAGAAATAGGCATTGAAGTCAAAGATAAGGTTGCTATACTAAATGGAATTGAAACGGGAGAAAAAATTGCAATAAAAAATCTTAAAAATTTATATGATGGAGCCAAAGTATATATATACCAGGGAGAGGATAAAGAATGA
- a CDS encoding efflux RND transporter permease subunit, which produces MKIGQISIKYKYFILSLTIAILLFGTYSKMTLKSQMSPDTNSPSVTVLAQYPGASAQDVINDVIEPIENVFGSLDGIKNIKSIGQDNVAIIKLDFNYGINVDQAAIDVQNSLSRIKSELPANLPEAKVLKFSTSDKPVATISLSSDSVDLREIRQIAEEKIAFDLQLIDGVASVSYFGGNETQVEIQLDRSRMNAHGITINQINSSLLMNNIKAPGGKITDDGKEVLVRIEDEFKNLEDIKNLGIKTIDGNKVYLSDLGEVYFNTGDKESAYVYNGSDGIALMITKKSDANTIDVIDNLKENITDLEKKYPFINFEIAQDDSIFTNQMINNMTISVLTALLFTMLIIVLFIKNINQSLVISASMPLVFMSTLGLMKLSGMKLDMVTLSALILSIGFVVDGAIVVVENIMTHYNKSKNIIQAAIDGTNEIAMPSIAGATTTLIVLIPLLFIKGFVGEMFRPLAMTVIFAITSSIVIALIVIPLFTVMFHKFSFKKIEKAIGYISEPFNKMMDKILEIYIILLKKSLSNKLKMLLIIVVLMGLSGSFIASNGIEMLPKFDGGTTFLSIELEPGTKVEETLTVVDDIESFLELEKNIESYDVQVGYEKNSAMIGDFGIMGTNQALFTINLLPRTDRKETIWSFQERLRFELKKIPDIERFVVKEKGGTATSSSTAPLDIRISGDDEEVIYKLASNFEEEVKKIQGTTNIYKSVNMDNDQILIKTNEEELRRLGLSTAEVSKQIYIALEGINSTTINTVDANNIDVKLIFKEQYRNDMDALKDINITSPIGAIVPLREIAEFESGKRSNMITKENLENTIDIYGYIDSRAYSHVTSDIQKLIDKYPVPTDYSIKLSGESSDMGESMKDMLFLLILAIIFVYLILVPQFKSFIHPITIMASIPLVIIGIAPALGLTNKYVSMPVLLGFILLAGTVVNNAILVIDQTILAKKTGLSTNEALISAITVRYRPIMMTALSDVVGMLPLAMQLALGSERFSPLAVTIIGGILSATFLTLIVIPVLFAGFEEIKEKFVE; this is translated from the coding sequence ATGAAAATAGGACAAATTTCTATCAAATATAAATACTTTATTTTATCTTTGACCATTGCCATTTTATTATTTGGAACATATTCGAAAATGACTTTAAAATCTCAAATGTCTCCTGATACAAACTCTCCATCGGTTACTGTTCTTGCTCAATATCCAGGAGCTTCAGCGCAAGACGTTATAAATGATGTAATAGAACCCATTGAAAATGTTTTTGGAAGTTTAGATGGAATAAAAAATATTAAATCTATTGGCCAGGACAATGTAGCAATAATAAAACTAGATTTTAATTATGGTATAAATGTAGACCAAGCTGCGATTGATGTTCAAAATTCTCTGAGTCGTATTAAAAGTGAACTTCCAGCAAACTTACCTGAAGCAAAAGTATTGAAATTTAGCACTTCTGATAAACCAGTTGCAACAATAAGTCTAAGTAGTGATTCAGTAGACTTAAGAGAAATAAGACAAATTGCTGAAGAAAAAATTGCTTTTGATCTTCAGTTAATAGATGGAGTAGCTTCAGTTAGTTATTTTGGAGGAAATGAAACTCAAGTTGAAATTCAATTAGACCGTAGTCGTATGAATGCCCACGGAATTACAATAAATCAAATTAATAGCTCTCTATTAATGAATAACATAAAGGCTCCAGGGGGCAAGATTACAGATGATGGCAAAGAAGTTTTGGTTAGAATAGAAGATGAATTTAAAAACTTGGAAGATATAAAGAATTTAGGCATTAAGACAATAGACGGTAATAAAGTATACTTAAGCGATTTAGGAGAAGTGTACTTTAATACAGGAGATAAAGAAAGCGCATATGTATATAATGGTTCAGATGGAATCGCATTGATGATAACTAAAAAAAGTGATGCAAATACTATAGATGTCATAGATAACTTAAAAGAAAATATTACTGATTTAGAAAAGAAATATCCCTTTATAAATTTCGAAATCGCTCAAGATGATTCTATTTTTACTAATCAAATGATTAATAATATGACAATTAGTGTTTTGACAGCTCTTCTTTTCACTATGTTGATAATTGTTTTGTTTATAAAAAACATTAATCAATCTCTAGTTATTAGTGCATCCATGCCACTAGTATTTATGTCTACCCTAGGTCTAATGAAATTATCTGGCATGAAACTCGATATGGTAACGCTATCAGCTTTAATCCTTAGTATAGGATTTGTTGTAGATGGAGCCATAGTAGTTGTAGAAAATATAATGACACACTACAATAAAAGTAAAAATATTATTCAAGCAGCTATTGATGGAACAAATGAAATTGCCATGCCGAGTATTGCAGGTGCTACAACTACATTAATAGTGCTAATTCCACTTTTGTTTATTAAAGGATTTGTAGGAGAGATGTTTAGACCATTAGCAATGACGGTAATATTTGCTATTACTTCATCAATCGTAATTGCACTTATTGTTATACCCCTATTTACTGTTATGTTCCATAAATTTTCCTTTAAAAAAATTGAAAAAGCAATAGGCTATATTTCAGAACCATTTAACAAAATGATGGATAAAATTTTGGAAATATACATTATTCTTTTGAAAAAATCTTTAAGCAATAAATTGAAAATGCTTTTAATTATTGTTGTTCTAATGGGATTAAGTGGAAGCTTTATTGCAAGTAATGGTATAGAAATGTTGCCTAAGTTTGACGGAGGAACCACTTTTTTATCAATAGAGCTTGAGCCAGGAACAAAAGTAGAAGAAACACTGACAGTCGTAGATGATATAGAATCTTTTTTAGAATTAGAAAAAAATATTGAAAGTTACGATGTTCAAGTTGGATATGAAAAAAATAGTGCCATGATTGGAGACTTTGGCATTATGGGAACCAATCAAGCTCTATTTACAATTAATTTGCTCCCAAGAACAGATAGAAAAGAAACTATATGGTCGTTCCAAGAAAGGCTACGTTTTGAGTTGAAAAAAATTCCAGACATTGAAAGATTCGTAGTAAAAGAAAAAGGGGGTACTGCAACAAGTAGTTCTACTGCACCATTGGATATAAGAATATCTGGAGATGATGAAGAAGTCATCTATAAATTAGCTAGTAATTTTGAAGAAGAAGTAAAGAAAATTCAAGGAACAACTAATATATATAAAAGTGTAAACATGGATAATGATCAAATACTCATAAAAACAAATGAAGAGGAACTTAGAAGGCTAGGATTAAGTACAGCTGAAGTATCCAAACAGATTTATATAGCTCTAGAAGGTATTAATAGTACAACCATAAACACAGTAGATGCAAACAATATCGATGTAAAATTAATTTTTAAAGAGCAATATAGAAATGACATGGATGCTTTAAAAGATATTAATATTACATCACCTATAGGGGCAATAGTTCCACTAAGAGAGATAGCTGAATTTGAAAGTGGAAAAAGATCTAATATGATAACAAAAGAAAATTTAGAAAATACAATTGATATTTATGGATATATAGACAGCAGAGCTTATAGTCATGTTACATCTGATATTCAAAAACTTATTGATAAGTACCCAGTTCCTACTGACTATTCTATTAAGCTCAGCGGAGAAAGCTCAGATATGGGAGAGTCGATGAAAGATATGCTTTTTCTTCTAATATTAGCTATTATCTTTGTTTACTTGATACTGGTTCCTCAGTTTAAATCATTCATACATCCAATTACTATAATGGCATCAATACCTTTAGTCATTATAGGGATTGCTCCAGCTTTAGGATTGACAAATAAATATGTATCAATGCCTGTATTGTTAGGATTTATACTTCTTGCAGGAACAGTTGTAAATAATGCTATTTTAGTTATAGATCAAACTATACTAGCTAAAAAAACAGGATTATCAACTAATGAAGCCTTAATTTCCGCAATCACAGTGAGATATAGACCTATTATGATGACAGCATTATCAGATGTTGTTGGAATGCTTCCTTTAGCTATGCAGTTAGCTTTGGGTTCAGAAAGATTTTCTCCATTAGCAGTTACAATAATAGGAGGTATCTTGTCAGCTACATTCTTGACATTAATAGTTATTCCTGTACTTTTTGCAGGCTTTGAAGAAATAAAAGAGAAATTTGTTGAATAA